ACCTAGACTGGATTTAGGAGGGGTGCAAGTGTAATTTTGAGAGGAAAGCGGAGATGTTCAACAAAGGATTTATTGCTTTATCTTTAGCAACAGTAGGCTTAGCAATTAGTTCCGCCGCCGCCAATGCTATTACTTTTGAACTAAAGTCTGACTGGAATAGAGATACTGAGTTTATCGGCTTGATAAATAGCGGAGAATTCAAAGAAGAATTTGTGGCTGAAAGTCGCATCGGCGATAGTTCCGGTAATGCAACCTATGAAGTGGGTTTATTGGATTTCGATAACAATAACTTACCAGTTGCACAAAGTAATTATGGTTGGACAAACGGCGAAGCAGTTGATTTTACTTTAGAATTAAACGGTGGTTTACTGAACTATACTGTTGGCAACAAACTTCTCAGCAGTCAGGCTTTTTCTGGCGATTTAATCGAAGATTTGTTAATTCGCGCCCGTTCCAGTGACAATAGCACAATGTCATTAGTTAATCTGGCGCTGAATGGTGTATCTCTTCCTGACTTAATTGCTAATCCAGGCGAAGTGAAGTATTTGGAAGTTGGTGATTTAGCAACTAA
This portion of the Oscillatoria salina IIICB1 genome encodes:
- a CDS encoding PEP-CTERM sorting domain-containing protein is translated as MFNKGFIALSLATVGLAISSAAANAITFELKSDWNRDTEFIGLINSGEFKEEFVAESRIGDSSGNATYEVGLLDFDNNNLPVAQSNYGWTNGEAVDFTLELNGGLLNYTVGNKLLSSQAFSGDLIEDLLIRARSSDNSTMSLVNLALNGVSLPDLIANPGEVKYLEVGDLATNFTLTGTSIMSWTGDRPRNSHLAYQIKAGVLTTNDDIASVPEPATISLLSLGVVGTLLTRTRRRKQDA